In a genomic window of Periophthalmus magnuspinnatus isolate fPerMag1 chromosome 3, fPerMag1.2.pri, whole genome shotgun sequence:
- the LOC117393777 gene encoding transient receptor potential cation channel subfamily M member 1-like has product MMGQHTALSGDSKENSAALEVQPGERWSALKHTQAMPTDAYGVVEFQGGGHVNKAMYIRVVYDSKPDSLLQMMVKEWQLELPTLLVSVHGGLQNFELPPKLKQVFGKGLIKASVTTGAWIFTGGVSTGVIRHVGDALKEHSSKSRGKVCAIGIAPWGIIENKEDLIGKDVTRPYQTMSNPLSKLSVLNSSHSHFILADNGTTGKYGAEVRLRRQLEKHISLQKINTRLGHGVPVVCLILEGGPNVISIVLESLREEPPVPVVVCDGSGRASDILSFAHKYCEEDGTVSEGVKDQLLVTIQKTFNYSRSQAQQIFLMVTECMKKKSLVGFSRGDQSSSSSSPYDVTFFLIITEFGGIVPMRNIYHSFARVK; this is encoded by the exons ATGATGGGCCAGCACACAGCCTTGTCTGGGGACTCAAAGGAGAACAGCGCCGCCCTAGAGGTGCAGCCTGGGGAGAGATGGAGCGCGCTCAAACACACCCAGGCCATGCCCACAGACGCCTACGGGGTGGTGGAGTTTCAGGGCGGAGGGCACGTTAACAAAGCAATG TACATCCGTGTGGTGTATGACTCAAAGCCCGATTCACTGCTGCAGATGATGGTGAAGGAGTGGCAGCTGGAGCTTCCCACTCTCCTGGTGTCTGTCCATGGGGGGCTGCAGAACTTCGAGCTACCCCCAAAACTGAAACAGGTCTTTGGGAAGGGACTGATCAAAGCCAGTGTCACCACTGGAGCCTGGATCTTCACTGGGGGAGTCAGTACAG GAGTGATCCGCCATGTTGGAGATGCATTGAAGGAGCACTCATCTAAGTCCAGAGGAAAAGTGTGTGCCATCGGGATTGCTCCGTGGGGCATCATCGAGAACAAGGAGGACCTCATAGGGAAAGAT GTGACACGTCCGTACCAGACCATGTCCAACCCTCTGAGTAAACTGTCTGTCCTGAACAGCTCTCACTCTCACTTCATTCTCGCCGACAACGGGACCACAGGGAAGTACGGAGCTGAGGTCCGACTACGCAGACAGCTTGAGAAGCACATCTCCCTTCAGAAGATCAACACTC GTCTGGGTCATGGTGTGCCGGTGGTGTGTCTGATTTTGGAGGGTGGACCTAATGTGATTTCTATAGTCTTGGAGAGTCTGAGGGAGGAGCCCCCTGTCCCTGTGGTGGTGTGTGATGgcagtgggagggcatctgatatacTCTCCTTTGCCCACAAGTACTGCGAGGAAGATGG gaCAGTCAGTGAAGGCGTCAAAGATCAACTGTTGGTCACAATTCAGAAAACGTTTAACTACAGCCGCAGCCAGGCTCAGCAGATCTTCCTGATGGTGACTGAATGCATGAAGAAAAAGTCCCTGGTAGGTTTCAGTAGAGGAGACCAATCATCCTCATCCTCAAGTCCATATGACGTCACGTTTTTTTTGATTATTACtgagtttggtgggatagtacctatgcgaaatatttatcatagttttgcaagagtcaagtaa